In Quercus lobata isolate SW786 chromosome 12, ValleyOak3.0 Primary Assembly, whole genome shotgun sequence, a genomic segment contains:
- the LOC115969777 gene encoding pentatricopeptide repeat-containing protein At3g63370, chloroplastic gives MCLRYCLLPCTYSSIMIASIPHCHFTTSSTLLNHPILKKTHLNPPHKIHQFSQKPIKPQVGKQASLKEACQIITRLFPDQNPLQFCPEEAYSSVLELCANKKALSLGKQVHAHMMKSCAVCDSVFLSTRLVFMYGKCGSILSAEMVFDKMPHRTIFTWNAMIGAYVSNGEPLGALSLYREMRVLGVPLDSCTFPCLLKACGALNNLHCGAEIHGLAIKCGYDSIIFVVNSIAAMYAKCSNLDGARQLFDGMTEKEDIVSWNSIISAFAANGQSVEALGHFRDMQKLGLALNTYTFVAALQACEDSFFVKLGKEIHAAVLKASHDVDVYVANALIAMYARCGKMDEAARIFYKMDDQDYISWNTLLSGFVQNGLYEESLKFFYEMQDAGRKPDQVSVLNVISASGRLGNLLNGMELHAYAIRSGFDSDLQVGNTLIDMYAKCSNINYMGRAFDRMADKDFISWTTIIAGYAQSKAYSRALELFLKVQLEGMDVDEMMIASILLACGGSNNISYVKEIHGYILRRGLSDLALQNSIVDVYGECKNIDYAKRMFESIKYKDVVSWTSMMTCYLHNGLPNEALELVYFMKETSVEPDSIALMSLLSAAASLSALKKGKEIHGFLIRKGFIIEESLANSLVDMYARCGVLENSYKLFNCISHKSLTLWTSMINANGMHGRGKAAVDLFNQMKVENIVPDHITFLALLYACSHSGFINEGRRFLEVMRCEYHLEPWPEHYACLVDLLGRANRLEEAYQFVKTMQIQPTSEVWCALLGACRVHSNEELGQIAAQKLLELGPENPGNYVLVSNVFAASGRWKDVEEVRMRMKGSGLKKNPGCSWVEVDNKVHAFVARDKSHPHSDEIYHKLAQITETLESKGGYVAQTKYVLHNVEEEQKIQMLYGHSERLAIAYGLLGTPNGTPVRVTKNLRVCGDCHTFCKLVSKVFERELVVRDANRFHHFGNGLCSCGDYW, from the coding sequence ATGTGCCTAAGATATTGTCTCCTTCCATGCACGTACTCCTCCATTATGATTGCTTCAATCCCACACTGTCACTTCACTACCTCTTCTACCTTACTGAACCACCCTATATTGAAGAAAACCCATCTAAACCCACCTCACAAAATCCACCAATTCTCTCAGAAACCCATCAAACCCCAGGTTGGCAAGCAAGCAAGCCTTAAAGAAGCTTGTCAAATAATTACCCGATTGTTCCCTGACCAAAACCCACTTCAGTTTTGTCCAGAAGAGGCTTATTCTTCAGTTCTTGAGCTCTGTGCAAACAAGAAAGCTCTATCACTAGGGAAACAGGTTCATGCCCATATGATGAAATCTTGTGCTGTGTGTGATTCTGTGTTTTTGAGTACTAGGCTTGTGTTCATGTATGGTAAATGTGGCTCTATTTTGAGTGCGGAGatggtgtttgataaaatgccccATAGAACGATTTTTACGTGGAATGCTATGATTGGTGCTTATGTTTCAAATGGGGAACCTCTTGGAGCGCTTAGTTTGTATAGAGAGATGCGAGTTCTGGGAGTTCCTCTTGATTCTTGTACTTTTCCTTGTTTGCTGAAAGCTTGTGGTGCGCTTAATAATCTCCATTGTGGAGCTGAAATTCATGGTCTAGCTATCAAATGTGGGTATGATTCTATTATATTTGTTGTCAATTCAATTGCTGCTATGTATGCAAAGTGCAGTAATCTTGACGGGGCAAGGCAGCTATTTGATGGTATGACTGAAAAGGAGGATATTGTGTCATGGAATTCTATAATTTCAGCATTTGCAGCAAATGGACAATCTGTAGAGGCATTAGGACATTTTAGAGATATGCAGAAGCTGGGTCTTGCCTTGAACACATATACTTTTGTTGCTGCTCTTCAAGCCTGTGAGGATTCATTCTTTGTGAAACTTGGTAAGGAGATCCACGCTGCTGTTTTAAAGGCTAGTCATGATGTTGATGTTTATGTAGCTAATGCTTTGATTGCTATGTATGCAAGATGTGGTAAAATGGATGAAGCtgctagaattttttataaaatggaTGATCAGGATTATATATCGTGGAATACTTTGCTCTCTGGTTTTGTCCAAAATGGTCTATATGAAGAATCTCTAAAGTTCTTCTATGAAATGCAGGATGCTGGTAGAAAACCTGACCAGGTTTCAGTATTAAATGTCATTTCAGCATCTGGTCGATTGGGAAATTTATTGAATGGAATGGAACTTCATGCTTATGCAATAAGAAGTGGATTTGATTCTGATTTGCAGGTTGGGAATACACTAATAGATATGTATGCAAAGTGTAGCAATATAAACTATATGGGCCGTGCTTTTGATAGGATGGCTGATAAAGACTTCATTTCTTGGACAACAATAATTGCTGGATATGCTCAGAGCAAAGCTTATTCAAGGGCCTTAGAGTTGTTCTTGAAAGTGCAGTTAGAAGGGATGGATGTTGATGAAATGATGATAGCAAGTATCCTGCTGGCTTGTGGTGGGTCAAACAACATTTCCTATGTCAAAGAAATTCATGGTTACATCTTGAGGAGAGGTTTATCTGATCTTGCGCTACAGAATTCAATTGTTGATGTATATGGCGAGTGCAAGAACATAGATTATGCAAAGCGAATGTTTGAATCCATTAAATATAAGGATGTTGTGTCTTGGACAAGCATGATGACTTGCTATCTCCATAATGGGCTTCCAAATGAGGCTCTTGAACTTGTCTACTTCATGAAAGAAACTAGTGTTGAACCTGATTCCATTGCACTAATGAGCTTACTCTCTGCAGCTGCTAGTTTATCTGCcttgaagaaaggaaaagaaattcaTGGCTTTCTGATTAGGAAGGGCTTCATCATAGAAGAATCTCTAGCAAACTCTCTTGTTGATATGTATGCCCGGTGTGGAGTTCTGGAGAACTCCTATAAACTGTTCAATTGTATAAGCCATAAAAGTTTAACCCTATGGACAAGTATGATTAATGCTAATGGAATGCATGGCCGAGGCAAGGCAGCTGTTGATTTATTTAATCAGATGAAGGTTGAAAACATTGTTCCCGATCATATTACTTTTTTGGCACTTCTTTATGCATGCAGTCATTCAGGATTTATCAATGAAGGTAGAAGATTTCTAGAAGTTATGCGGTGTGAATATCATTTGGAGCCATGGCCTGAGCACTATGCCTGTCTGGTTGATCTTCTTGGGCGTGCCAATCGCTTAGAAGAGGCATACCAATTTGTGAAAACTATGCAGATTCAACCTACTTCTGAAGTTTGGTGTGCTCTCCTTGGGGCTTGCCGGGTTCACTCAAATGAAGAATTAGGACAAATTGCAGCACAGAAGCTCTTAGAATTGGGTCCAGAAAATCCAGGAAACTATGTACTGGTTTCCAATGTCTTTGCTGCAAGTGGAAGATGGAAGGATGTTGAAGAAGTGAGAATGAGAATGAAAGGAAGTGGCTTGAAGAAAAATCCTGGTTGTAGTTGGGTTGAGGTTGATAATAAGGTCCATGCATTTGTAGCAAGGGACAAATCTCATCCACATTCCGATGAGATTTATCATAAACTTGCTCAAATTACTGAAACATTGGAGAGCAAAGGAGGTTATGTGGCTCAAACCAAATATGTACTGCACAATGTAGAGGAAGAGCAGAAAATTCAAATGCTTTATGGGCATAGTGAAAGACTGGCCATAGCTTATGGACTGCTTGGAACTCCTAATGGGACCCCTGTTCGAGTCACAAAGAATCTTCGGGTTTGTGGTGATTGCCACACTTTCTGTAAGCTAGTCTCAAAAGTCTTTGAAAGAGAGCTTGTTGTGAGGGATGCCAACAGATTCCATCATTTTGGTAATGGGCTTTGTTCTTGTGGTGACTATTGGTGA